In one window of Musa acuminata AAA Group cultivar baxijiao chromosome BXJ3-2, Cavendish_Baxijiao_AAA, whole genome shotgun sequence DNA:
- the LOC135631305 gene encoding probable glycerol-3-phosphate acyltransferase 2 — protein MASKAFSKSLLFFYLSLSRQLASLLSLHRKDHLKLEKNNVSLRHHLHSKTLVLDVGGGLLRSSPTFPYFMLVALEVGCVLRGLLLLLLYPLLCCLSQEVALQVMVLVSFLGIKEEEFRAGRAVLPKYLLEDVGLEAFEILRKARKKVCVSNMPRVMVEVFLKEYLEVEVVVGRELKVFGGYYTGLMEDESNVESLEKIFGEEELDGGVLGFGSCINSPQHQLFSYCKAVHVATEAEKRNWHALPRERYPKPLVFHDGRMAFRPTPMATLAMFLWLPFGISLSIFRSIVFVFLPFEISLPIGAATGMTNRLLSPPPTTTDDGGKYKLFVCNHRTLLDPVYISGALNKHVGAVTYSISPISETLSPIRTARLTRSKEEDRRRMERLLRQGDLVVCPEGTTCREPYLLRFSPLFMELTDEVVPVAVATRVGMFHGTTASGLKVLDSFYFLMNPWPEYDVEFLRSIPTGSCSSNSRYEVANLVQREIASALGFQCTTLTRKDKYMMLAGNEGIVNSKTKHTS, from the exons ATGGCTTCAAAGGCCTTCTCTAAGTCTTTGCTCTTCTTCTACCTTTCTCTGAGCCGTCAGCTCGCCAGCTTACTATCTCTCCACAGAAAAGACCACCTAAAGCTAGAAAAGAATAATGTCTCTTTGCGCCACCACCTTCACAGCAAAACCCTAGTGTTAGATGTGGGGGGAGGCCTCTTGAGGTCATCGCCCACCTTCCCTTACTTCATGCTTGTGGCCTTAGAAGTAGGATGCGTCTTAAGAGGCCTCCTACTTCTGCTTCTATACCCATTGCTGTGTTGCTTAAGCCAAGAGGTGGCCCTCCAAGTCATGGTCTTAGTGTCCTTCTTGGGGATCAAGGAGGAGGAATTCAGGGCAGGGAGAGCAGTCCTCCCCAAGTACTTGTTAGAGGATGTGGGGTTGGAAGCGTTTGAGATCTTGAGAAAGGCAAGGAAGAAGGTCTGCGTCAGTAACATGCCGAGAGTCATGGTGGAAGTGTTCCTCAAGGAGTACttggaggtggaggtggtggtgggaAGGGAGTTGAAGGTGTTTGGTGGTTATTACACTGGGCTGATGGAGGACGAGAGCAACGTGGAGagcttggagaagatatttggtgAAGAAGAGTTGGATGGAGGCGTTCTTGGGTTTGGAAGCTGCATCAACTCTCCTCAGCACCAACTTTTCTCTTATTGCAAG GCAGTTCACGTGGCAACTGAAGCCGAGAAGAGGAACTGGCATGCCTTACCGAGAGAGCGATACCCAAAGCCCCTCGTGTTCCATGACGGCAGAATGGCCTTCAGGCCGACGCCCATGGCCACGCTAGCCATGTTCCTATGGCTCCCTTTCGGCATCTCCCTCAGCATCTTTCGATCCATCGTCTTCGTGTTCTTGCCCTTCGAGATCTCGTTACCCATCGGAGCCGCCACAGGAATGACCAACAGGCTCCTGAGCCCTCCTCCCACAACGACCGATGACGGCGGCAAATACAAGCTCTTCGTCTGCAACCACAGGACACTCCTCGATCCGGTCTACATCTCAGGGGCGCTCAACAAGCACGTCGGCGCCGTGACCTACAGCATCAGCCCCATATCGGAAACCTTGTCGCCGATCAGAACAGCGCGACTCACCAGAAGCAAAGAGGAAGACCGGCGCAGGATGGAAAGGCTGCTGCGGCAGGGAGACCTCGTGGTGTGTCCCGAGGGGACGACGTGCAGGGAACCCTATCTGCTAAGGTTCAGCCCACTGTTTATGGAGCTGACCGACGAGGTAGTGCCGGTGGCTGTGGCCACCAGGGTGGGCATGTTCCACGGCACGACGGCGAGCGGGCTCAAGGTATTGGATTCCTTCTACTTCCTCATGAACCCATGGCCGGAGTACGACGTGGAGTTCCTGCGGAGCATACCGACGGGGAgctgcagcagcaacagcaggtaCGAGGTGGCCAACCTTGTTCAGCGTGAGATCGCAAGTGCTTTGGGTTTCCAGTGCACCACGCTGACAAGGAAAGACAAGTATATGATGCTTGCAGGAAACGAAGGGATTGTGAACTCCAAAACAAAACACACTTCATAA